The Candidatus Aramenus sp. CH1 genomic sequence TAACCAACTGTCCAACTTTGCCCTTAGGACAGAGAAGCTGTTCCTCTTACCCTTCTCTTCAAAGGAAAAAGTAACCTTTTTCTCTCCGCAGTAAAACTCGAAGGTCTCCTTCTCTATTTCCCTCTCAAGGGGGGCCTCTTCTAGTGCCTCCGGTATGAGCTTTACCAAGGAGTGAACGTAAATTCTCCCTCCTGAGACGTTCTTTGAACCGCTGTACTCCCCTCTCTCTAGTAGGATCGCATTTATCCCTAGTCTCGTGGCTGTTATCCCGGCTGAGAGGCCTGCGAGACCGCCTCCCACTATTATTAGCTCCGCGTCGAAACTCATTATATTTATTTAGGATATTTAAGTTAAAAACTTAAATTCAATGTCGTGCACTTACAATCATGATAAATCTGATAAAAAAGATAATTTCGGGGGTATTTGCGGGCGCCCTAGAAGTGGCGTTCTACTCGAATGACCTCGGGGTCTTTGCCTATCTCTCCCTTAAGGTCCTTAAGCTTGACTCGATGCCGCTTGGAATTTTACTGCACTTGTTTGCGTCCGCGGTAGTGTTCGTTGTAGCCGTAACCCTGTTGGAGGCGGTCAACATACGCGTGCAGAGTCTTGCTGGAGCCGTAGTTTTAGGGATAATGCTAGGCTCTTCAGTCCTCTCCCTGTTCAGCCTTCCTGTCCACCTTTTACTCATCCCCTTAGCCTTTAACTTAACATACGTGGCCTCCCACGTGTTTTATGGGCTAATAGCTTACTTGACGTATTACATTACCACAAGGGGTTGAACATGTATTGTAATGACTCTTATCTAGAACTAGATCCTAAATAGTAGGTAAACAAAGTTAGAAACTTTTATATATTAATTTGATAATAAGATTTTAGAGAACATGAAGAGCTTGAAGGGAACAAAAACAGAGAGTAACTTCATGGAGGGATTTAAGGGAGAGTCAATGGCTAATAGGAGATATCTCTACTTCGCAAAGAGGGCCGACGAAGAGGGGTACCCCGAGATAGCTGCACTCCTAAGGAGCATCGCCGAGGGAGAGACCGCCCACGCCTTTGGACACTTGGACTTCATAAGGCAAGGGGGCTCTGTGGACCCCGCTACAGGGAAGCCCATAGGCTCCATTAAGGAGATGCTGGAGAGCGCCATTGCCGGAGAGACCTACGAGTTCACGCAGATGTACCCGGGCTTCGCCAAGGTCGCGAGAGAGGAGGGCTTTGACGAGGCTGCAGAGTGGTTTGAGACCCTAGCTAGGGCAGAGAAGAGCCACGCCGAAAAGTTCACAAATGCGCTGAAGATGCTCCAAGGGGAACAGTGAATGTATACGTTAAATAAAGACAACCCTACTTTTTTTGACGAATCCAAGCTCCTCTCCGAGTTCGTTAGGCAATCAACTGTTTGTCACGGTTGTAGGAGGTGCTTTAATTATTGCCCAGCCTTCCCTAAGCTTTTCAAGTTCACGGACGAGAAGGGCCCAAAGGCCCTAACCCTGAACGACCTCTTTTCCGTCGCTTCGGATTGCTTCCACTGTAACCTTTGTTACGTTAACTGTCCTTACACTCCCCCGCACGAGTTCAACATGGATTTCCCCCATCTGATGAGCTGGGCGTGGCTCTACTACAGGACGAAGTCCGGCATCCCCCTCAAGGATAGGTTGTACGAGATGTTGGACATGGTGAAATTCGCAAGGCCAATAGCAAAGAAGTTCGTGAGGACACTGGAGAGCGAGGAGGCGCCTTTGCTGGAGGTGGCGGAGAAGGGATTCAGGGAGAGCGTTAAGGTCGAGAAGGTGGAGAACCCGAAAGCAAAGGTAGTGCTTTTTCCAACGTGCTTGGTGGATAACTTTTACCCCGGTATTGGACAAGACCTAGTTTATGTTTACAACAGACTGGGGATCGAAGTAGAGATAGGTGACTTTGTCTGCTGTGGCGCCCCAATGCTGGACGTAGGGGACGCTGTGGCCTTAAAGAAGAACGCGGAGCATAACTACAAGAAGCTAAAGGAGTACGTGGAGAAAGGGTACGACGTAGTCTCCCCAATACCGACGTGTACGCTGATGCTCACAAAGGAGTACCAATACATCTTGGACAAGGACCCAATAAAGGTCTACGATGCTATGGAGTACTTGCTCAAGTTAAAGAGGGAGAAGAAGATAGATTTCAAGGGAGAGTTCCCAAAGGAGGTCTATTACCACGCACCGTGCCACTTGCGTTACCTTGGCGTTGGCCTTCCTGGAGTCCAAATCATGAGGTCTTTGAAGGCGAAGGTTGAGATAGCCGATAAGGGGTGTTCCGGAATAGATGGAGGGTGGGGTCTGAGGAACTACTCAAAGGCTAAGGTGGTTGGCGCAAAGATGATGGACGCCTTCGCCCAGAGCAAGGCTGAGGTGTTCTCCACGGAGTGCCCCCTGGCGGGGCTCCAGATAACTAAGGCTTCTGGTAAGAGGCCCCTTCACCCTATTCAAGTTCTCAAGGAGGTGTTGTCAAATGAGAATAAAGGTTGAGGAAGTGCTCCCCTGGAAGGAGTACGAGAAAGTCAGGAAGGAGAGAATTAAGAAGATAGTGGAGGTAAAGAGGGAGAGGAGGATAGAACTGGGGGAGAGGCTAGGACTCCTCTTCGAGAGTAAGGACACTGTACTTCACCAGGTCCAGGAGATGGTATACCTAGATAGGCTCTACTCTCCCGAGGACCTCAAGAAAGAAATAGAGATCTACTCTAGTTGGTTGCCCTGCAACGGGAAGGTTAAGGCGATGCTCTACATCTACGCGGAGAACCAGGACGAGTTGAGCAAGGTGTTCAAGGAACTAAAGGGCATCTACAATTCCGTATTCCTAAAGGTAGGGAATAAGCTAATCCAAGGAGAGCCTGAGAACGGAAGTTATCAGGGAGAGGCGTTCAGTACGGTACAGCCCCTAACCTTCGACCTAGAGGGGGAAAGGTCGACTGACGTCGAGGTTCACGTCATCCACGAGAACTATAGGGTAAAAGTGAAGGTGCCAGAACAACTTGCTAAAAAAGTTATTGAGGAAGCGTATGAGGAGTGCTAGAGCTTAGGCTCCAGGTACTTAGAGAGCAAGTAGTTAACGCCTTCTACTACGATTACCCCTGAGAGGACCGGGTGCAGCAAGTAAAACGCTTTTTGCCTCTCCAGCACTCCAATGAAAGTTGCGAGTATTGCTGGAGGATGCTCAACGTTTATGATGACGCATAGGGCAAAGGCAAGTGAGGACGCCAAGGACGCCATGACCACGCTGTATAGACCAAGGTAAGAGAACGCCACTCCTATAGCCCCACACAGCAAATACGAGGCGAAAATTATTCGAGTCCTACAGGACCTCCAGTCCGGGTCCGGGTACTTAGTAGCTGCAGTCGCCAGGAAAGGCGGCAGTATGAAACTGGTTCTCGTCTCAACGGTAATGGCGACGAGAATTGAAATGGAGATCATCAAGTTGAGCACAGCAAGGAGCTTCTTTTTCTTCGAGGGCAAGAACATGGACTCTAATGCGAAAACGTGGCTTATCTTTTTTGCGGCTTCAACCCTCTATACGCAAAAGTTTTATATAGCCACGCGGGATAAAGTTATTCAAGTTCTTTTCTGGCGGTTTAAACCATTATTATTTCCCATTGATATAATTAGAGAAGTAATTCTTTTAAAAATCCTCCTAAAACGTATACTATTACCCCGGACATTACAACCCACATCGCAATTGCAGTGTTCACTTCCTGGGATATAGGGAAGGGAGAGAACGGGTACGCAGAGTTGGAGTACTGCGGGAACTGGAGGAGGAATACAATGGAGTAAACAGTGTCAGCCGTCATCCAGACTATCAAGAGCCCTAGTTTCTTCATCACTGAAAGGCTACCTGCACCTATCCCTGCCAGTACCCCTGAGGCTATCATAGAGGCGTCGTTCATAGCCCTGAAAGTCAGGAAAGCCCCTGCAAGCGCAAAGAAGTAGGGGAGGTGCCAGAGCACTGCGAGGAAAGCTGAGGGCACTATCCACACTGAAGGGCCCCTTACGACCTTGTAAGAAAGGAGGAACCCTCCCACGAAAAGGAAATAGTGGCTTAGCATGAACAGCCACTGGTTTACTGTCTCAAGGGACTCAGTTACGGGGTTTAAAAACGCCAACAGCAGAGCTAAGGAGGTGACGTACCAAGATGTCTTGACGTGAGTTTTTTCTATTTTCATATGTAAAATTAAGAAGTAGAGATTAAAAAAGCTTTACCTTAAATTCACTTTACATAGTATATGTAGTGATATAGATTAATTGCGTACCCCCAGAGGAACAGTATCACGCCCAAGTCTATACCAGCGTACGTGCTCTGTACCCCCACACTTGGCATCTGGAGGAATAAGGCGAAGAGCACTATGGACAGCACGAAGATCACTGGAATGGCGTAAAAAGCTACTTTCTTTGTCACTGGGAAGCCGTACCCTGGGGCAGTGGAGGAGAACTTAAACACCTTGATCAACTTCATTGTGTAGTGGTAGATTAGCACAGCGAACGGGAACAGCAAGAGGAGCCCCAGTAGAGACGGTCTCATTAGGAAGTCCCCAAAGGTGCCCGCAAACATTAGCACAGAGACCGAAGCCCCCAGTACCGTAGTAGGGCCTGAGGTCTGTAACTTAGGTAAGCTAGTTGAGGGCGTTGCCTTACCCTTACCAGGGGAGGGCCACAGGGCGATCACTATGGCCATTATCAGCGCAGGTATTCCCAAAACCTCGACCTGCTGGGTGAAAGGCACTGGTACGCCAGGGTAGAGGTATCCCCATATTGACAGAGCCACAAGAGCGTATATAAAGACGCACATCACCCACGTCCAGAACTTCCTGCTGCTCAGGAACAGAAGTTTACTGTTGTCGAAGAATGGCAATAGCATCAGTGCTACTAGCCCTATCACCATTACCGATATTACCATGGAGGGAAGTATTGGAACGCCGTTGGGCAACAGGAAGTCCACGAACTTGTACAGGAACAGGAAGAACCAAGGCGGGTAGGGCTGAGTGTTTATAGCGGCAGCGCTAAAGGCTTGGGGCGCAGGGAACGGGTTTATCACGAGAGGTAGCTGTATTGTTGTTCCGCCCACTGTAGCGCCGTTTAAGTTGGCGAGGACGTCAGGGACTATGAGGATTACTCCCCACGTCATTAACACTATGGACAACATGTACACGAAGTTCCTGGGCCACCACGCGTTAAACCTCTGCTGTTCCTCCTTAGTGTAGTATGCAGGTACTGCTGGCTTCTCCTTCTTAGAGGGAGTCATGCCGTACCTCTCCGCCAACATCAAGTGGAACATGAAGAGCGCCCCTATTAAGGCCACTAGTATTATGTGCCAACCGAGTATCCTGTCGAAGAACTCGCTCCTGACTATTGGGTTGCTCGACTGTACAGCGTCAGTCCCTGGCCCGAAGAGCCAGCCCACAATAGTGGTAGCCCCTGGGAAGCCCGTACCTATAAGGAGGGACGAGCCTATATCTACAGCGTCAATGCCAAGCACGTCCCCTATTAGGCTATATCCAAAGAAGGACGCGCCAAGAGTTAGCGCGAGGAGGAGCACTCCCGTTACCCACTGCAGTTCTCTTGGTTTCTTGTATGCCCCAGCGAAGAAGTTCCTGAACATGTGTATGTACACGAGGATGATCATAATGTACGCGCCGTAGAGATGGGTGAAGAGGATGACGGCACCGTAGGGCACAGAGTTTATTATTGCCAGTGTTTGAGGATAAGCGTTTGCTGGTTCGTACAACAACAGCAGGATAAGGCCAGTAATTACCGTGTAGAAGAAGCTTGCAGCCACCATTCCGCCGAGCCAGTAAGACGCCTTATACATGTAGTCTGGCGTCCTAAATAGCGGCGCCTCGTCAATTCCTACCCTGTCCAAGATTTGGTCGAAGAAACCCTTCTTTTTCTCCTCTTTTTTCTTCACTTCTTCCATGGTCTCACCTCTCCGTTTTGGATATTGTTTGTCGAGTTAGTCGCATTCTTATATTTTTGTACAAATGCTTTGTTATTAAGGCCATTTCTGAAACTTACGTCATCCGCCTTTGACATGACTAGCCCTCCCGCGCTAGGCGTGCTAAAGCTCGCCGAGGACATGACTGGGGTTGGGAGCGAAGTCCTCACGTACTCTGCAATGGCAGTAGATATTGTCAGCACCAACCCCGGTATTCCCACCTCCGCCAAGAAAGACATCGCGACCATGTAAGGTTCGAACATTGGGGGATAGGCTATCACCCTCCTAAGCAGTCCCAAGTACCCAGCAACGCTCATCAAGTAGCCTATTGTGACGAAGGGGATAGTCCACCACAGTATTCCGGCTAGCATGAGGTTCTTTGCCTTGGGGCTGAAGCTCAAGTTCGGGTTCGTGGCCTTAAGTAGGTCTACGAAGACTCCAGTAAACCCTACCAAGATTAAAGTCCATATGACCAAGTGGAAGTGTCCAACCACGAAGTAGGTGTTGTGGACGACCCCGTTGACGATGTTTATGGGCAGTGGTAACGCTTGAACTCCGCCTATTATGAACCCGATTAAGGCCACCATGAACGTCATGCCTAGGGGGTCTTTGTAGTTGTATTCCTTAGAAGTGAGGATTGTCAGCCCAAGGTTTAGGACGGTCAGACCAGAGCCAGACGCCAAGACGAGAGTAGAGAGAGTTATCCACGCCCTTAAGTCCACCGGTAATGGGAAGGTCTGGAGGTGGTGGACCCAGATGAGCATGGAGCCTATTGCCAAGAGGAATATGTTCCACCTCGCCCACTTCTCGCTGTATAGGGGCCTCTTCGCGTAGATGGGTATGTAGTAGTACAGTGCCCCGAACAGCGGGAACGGGACGTAGTACACCACTGGGTGCCCGTAAAACCAGAAGAGTATTACCCAGAGCAGCGGGTCGACCTTGACTAGGGACGGGAACCAGTTGGCAAGGGTGTACCAGAGCTCCGAGGCAGTTAGGGCAGGTAGCGTTACAGCTATTACCAGGGAGAACGCAACTCCGTAGGCGGCGAATATGTTTATCTTCCTGTCCTTGGGCTTGGTCAAGTAGGCGTCTATGACTAGGGCTAAAGCGGTAATTGAGGCGCAAGCGCTATTTATGGCAAGGGCGAGGTATCCAGCACCTATTAAGTCTCCATGGAAGATCCTGAAAGCTTGAAACGCCGAGTTGTCAGTTATTGCCAAAGGAGGGTACATGTACCATGCGGCGTCTGGTCCCCCAATTAGCGCAAACGCTAACCCCAAGTTGGACAGCCAGAACATCCACGTAACTAGCCTAGTGTGTACTACGGAGAGGTTTGACTTGTACATGGAAAAGGCTATTATCCCAAGCGCAGCGTCTGGTACTAGTCCCAACATGGCCCCCCATCCGTGTACCGTCAGCAACGTGTAGTATATTACCCCCACTTGAGGCGAGTTTTGGTCGAACTCTAGGTAGGTCCTAAGGTTCATGGCAGCGGTGCCGAGCACTATTAGCCACGCTACCGCCCCCAGCATGTAAAGCCATACTACTCCTAGCGTGTCCTTGGGATTTGCTACCTTTGAGGCTTTGGCAAAAAACTGGCTTAACGTTATCTTGACGTACCTTAAGACGTATTTAACAAGGGACTTGACACCCATTCACACTACCTCCAATGTACCTACCCAATACGAGAAATTGTACCCGGCGTACTCGGGTTCCCTCCACGTGTAGTTCCCGGGGGTGTTGGGGGTTACAAAATAGACGTAGCTAGTCGTGTTAGGCACTGCATTTACGTTGACCACTCCGTCGGGCAGTCTCATGAAGAAACCGGTGATCACTTGGGGAGAGTTGAGTATGATGACAACGGGCTGGCTTTCGTTGGCGACTATCAAGCTAGGCGTATAGCCCTTAAACGTGACAGTCATGTTGACTACTAGTATCCCGTTCACTACCTCAGAGTACCCCTTTTCAGGGGGATGTGAGTAGAAGTAGCTAACTGCTGCTTGCGCGTCCTTGGGTAACCCGGAATATAGGGGAAGGCCGTACCTATAGCTGGTGCTACTGCCATGAGCAACTCCTTCTATGTTCCACGCTACGAAAACAGCAACGAGAATTAGCATCACGACAAACCAGGCTAGTTCTGCATGTTCCTTAAGCTTTTCCGTAAACGACATATTTTGTCGTGTTAGACTTTACCAAATAAGCTTATAAATGTTATTTTTAATAACTATAAATGTTTCGTTAATATCAAAGGTATCTAAACTATATTACGTTCTCGGGCTTATTAAGTTTAAATAAAAAATTATGACAAATCGCAAAGTATTTAACCAAAGTTTAGAAAATAAAAATATATATTTCTATTTTATAAAAGATACTAAATTTACTAAAAGCTTGTTATATTAAATAATTTCTATATAAGAAAAGTTTTTATAAACTCTGTTAATATAAAGTTCATGATGGAAGTATGGATTGTGGTAAGGTAATCATAAAAAGGAGCGACTTCGTATTCGCCAAGAGGCTACTGTGGAAGATGAGGAATAAGAACAGCGAATTTGACGTCAAGGAGTTTATGGCAAAAGGAAGGGACTACTTGTACAACTACGCTGAGAAGAACGTTGGTCCCTTGGACCCAAGTAGGAGGGCCTTCCTTAAGGGATTGTTAATAGGCATTGGTGTAGTCGCAGTAGCTACCGCTGTACCTATGATAAACTCCTTGAACCCGACCCCAGTCTACTTGAAGAAGTTTCCCTGGATGGTGATCGTGGACTCAAACGGTCAGCCTATTCAAGCTTCAAATATCCCAGTCAACGACCCTGAGATCCTGTTGTTCCAGTATCCAATGTTGGGAGACATCACCTTTTTGATAAACATGGGTGACGAGAACAATAACCCTGTGACCATTCCTCCGGTTACCGTGACTATTCCCGAGACGGGCAAGACGTACACTTTCCCTGGAGGCGTGGGTCCAAATAAGTCCATCGTAGCGTACAGCGCAATATGTCAGCACTTGGGTTGCGTGCCACCGGAGATACACTTCTTCCCTCCGAAGTACTTCGCCCCTGGAGGCACTCCTCCAAGCTACCTTCCACCAGACGCCTACAGCGCAGCGGTGAGCGCTGGGGCTAAGAGCGTCATACACTGCGACTGTCACGGCTCGACTTACGACCCATGGCACGGGGCCGCAGTACTGACAGGCCCTACGGTGAGGCCCCTACCTTACGTTCAGTTGTATTGGGACCCCGACACTGACTACCTTTACGCAGTTGGGATGAACATTAACGCTCCCCCAATAATGGATCACACGTCAGACCTAGAGGGCGCCGCTTACTTGGACTCTTACGATGAGACAACTGGGTGCCCCAAGGTACTCCTACAGAAGGGACAAACGCCAAGTAACTGCTACACGCAAGTAGAAAACGACGGGAACCCGTTCTAAGGTGATGCGCGTGACAAGGTTAGGGGTAGCTATAGTTGCGTTAATATTCGCCGCAACTGCAGCCTTAGCTTCTTTCATTATATACACTATCCTGTGGGATTCGTCTCCACCAGACCTAGTCCTTCCTTTACTTCATTTACTTAGTTTATGAGGTAAAATTTATAAGATACCACTTTTTGTTTTAATTTGTGATAATAGAATGAAACTACCTTCAAGGATAGTGTTTGCTGCAATAGTACTAGCGTTTTTCATTGTTGTTTCCTTACCCTTAAACTACGCCCTCAGCTTTGCGCTAGGCGTAGAGAACGCAACGATACTGGTAACGGCAATTTATATAATATTAGCATCCATAGCCTTTGGCTGGGTGTTTTACAAGGATTTCTATTAACTTGTACTTTTCAAAACTAAACTTTTTATATTTCCTAATTTTTATCTAATATCGATGAGCTCTAGGTCTTTCCTAGACGTGTACAACAGCATAGCCTCTAAGTTCTCCAGGAACCAGTACACTCCAGCGTTGGCTGGGGCGGAACTGGCAAGCTTAATAGTAACTTACGTGGCGGGGATGGCAATGGCGGTGTACAAGCTTCCCTACTCTGGTGCCCCCATCACGGCACACATATACGCGGCGGCCTTCGACGTCATATTCGCCATAGCACTTTACGGCTCAGCGACTAGGGCAGAGAACACCGTTCTGAGGGTGTTAGCTGTCCTTGACATCTTCTCTGTGTTAGCTGCGGCGTTTGAGGGGCTCTTCTTCTTCGGAGGCTTTTCCACCCCCGACTACGCGTTGGCTATGGGCACAGGCTTCGTTTTCACGATAGCCTTTACTTCAGCCATCCTGTTCTACTCCTTGAGAAGGTAAGTCACAAAATTTTTTAAAATAGCAAAGTATTAAAGAAATATTTATTTATCCCTCTTATTCAGATTATGTTGATAAATATGACAGAGAGAGTGAGCAGGAACACGCCAGTCCTAATTGCCTCAGCAGTGGAGTCAATCCTACTCATGGGGGCATTTATTGCGGGCACCGCGACCACTCTAAACGACCAGTTTCCCATCCAGGCGTCCTGGATGGCCGCAATACTCTCCTCTCATCTAAGCTTGGCCTTATTGAGCGGGCTAGGGGCTGTACTCCTTTTCGCGCTCACTTATTTGAGCAACAGAAAGGACCTATTTTACCTAGGCCTACTTACCGCGGTGTTCGTGGCATTAGCTGCTGCAGGTGGGCTGGCGTTTTACGCCACGTTTAACTACGACTTCTCCTACCTAATGGCAGTGTCATTCTTGATAGCCATAATAACGTCTATTGGTTCCCTGGTGTACTCTCTATAGGTGCGAGTAATTGGTGCCCATATCCCTCGTGCTAAACGTAATACACGGTTTTTTCTCATTAATTTATTACGGTGCGGTAATAATTTTTGGAGCGGTAGTGGCTCCAAGAATTTCTAAACTTTCAAGCGAGGCAGTTTTCGAGCTCATGACCAGGCTGTTCCCTACTATCCTAAGCTTCATCGAGGTTTCTGGGATGATAACAGTGGTCTTCGGCGCCGGAGAGTTCCTGCACTATATGATAGGCTACTACAAGGACGGGGGAATACAGGAGGTCACGTACGTACTTTTCTCAACGGGTTGGGGGGTCTGCGTGTTTGTTGGGGCGTTGTTTGGCATAGTAGGGTTCACAGTGGGTCTGCTTATAGGCCGCTACTTTGAGACTCTCTTTAAGTTGTACAGGTCCGTAGATCCCGCAACTGTGGATCAGATACACCTAGTAGAAAACAAGTTAAGGTTTTATTCCCTCCTAGGGACTGCCTTGCTCACGATAACGGTGATATTTATGATCCTTGCGGTGTCTTTCCTACCTTTACCTTAGTAAAAAAGGTGGTGGGTTAGGATAAGACTTCCTCTATTGAGCTCAACATTTCCTTGTAAGCGTTGTAGAAGTCGAGTATAGCGTTTTCCAGATGCCACTTGTCCTTCTCGTCCAAAAGGCTCTCGAGCGAGGGCCCTATGTTCCTCCCTACCACTACTGGTACGCTCACGTGGATGACCTCGTCCTTAAATACCCTGGGCGTCGCTACGCTCATGACCTTGTTCTCGTTGAGAGCTATTGCCTTGATTATATCTGCAATGATGGTGCCTGGTCCCCAAGTGGTTCCTCCCATCACCCTGATTATCTCCCCCGGTATCGTCTTTACGTACCTTGAGACCTCCTCCTTGTCGATGTTGAACTGATCAATAGGCTTCCCCTTCACGGTGACGGTACTCCAGAGCACAACGGCGTCCTCGCCGTGCTCCCCTCCTACGAAGCCGTTTACCTCGTAGACTGGGACGCGGAGCTTCTTGGCTATGTACGCCCTCATTCTCATGGTCTCCACTTGGTCCCCGGTGCTTATTACCATTTCCTTAGAGAACTTGGCAAAGACCGACGCCATCATGTCCACTGGGTTGGTGACCATTACGTATATTGCCCCTGGGTTAGCCTTGGGCAACTTCCTGGTTAGGTCGATCATGATCTTGGCATTATCCTTGAACAGATCTCTCCTGCTCATCCCAACTTTCCTCGGCTTCCCCGCTGAGATAACAACTATGTCGTTCCCTGACACGTCGTCGAGGTTGTTGGTCGAGAGTACCTCGGTTCTAATTCCCTTGGTGGCCATGGCATGCCGGAGCTCGTGTTCAAACTTCTCCGGCAACTCGGGTATTATGTCATATACAGTGACTTCGTCGAACACCCCGTTCATTACCGCGGAGTAAGCGATCGTCTGACCTATCTTACCTATTCCTATGAAGGCAATTTTAGTCATGATTCATCATGATTAAATATTGTCAGCTATTTATTTAAATTTTTCTTATAAAGTTTATATTGGATTCTTACACAAATAGATCTTATGGAGCTGGCGGAAATACTCTCAAGCTACTCGGTTTCAATTTCATATGAAGACTTAGACGAGAAGGTGGTGAGGGAGGCGAAAAGGAGGTTGATAGACTCGCTGGCGGTGGCAAAGGCAGCAGTGGACTCAGAGCCGGCTAAAATAGTAGAAGGGCTATTCCCCTCCTTCCAAGGGCAGTACCTAACTCTCTTGGGGAAAGGGAAGGTGACCCCAGACCTTTCCGCTTTTTACAACACCCTGTTAATCAGGTTCTGGGACTTCAATGATACCTACTTGTCGCTGGAGCCCCTCCACCCAAGCGACATGATAGGCGGACTCCTTTCTCTAGGGATAGAGAAAACCGGTAAGGAGTTGATCACCGCGATAGCTGTGGGGTACGAGGTAGGGACTAGGTTGTGCGACTCCGCCTCCCTAAGGAAGAGGGGCTTCGACCACGTTAATTACCTC encodes the following:
- a CDS encoding NAD(P)-binding domain-containing protein, which produces MTKIAFIGIGKIGQTIAYSAVMNGVFDEVTVYDIIPELPEKFEHELRHAMATKGIRTEVLSTNNLDDVSGNDIVVISAGKPRKVGMSRRDLFKDNAKIMIDLTRKLPKANPGAIYVMVTNPVDMMASVFAKFSKEMVISTGDQVETMRMRAYIAKKLRVPVYEVNGFVGGEHGEDAVVLWSTVTVKGKPIDQFNIDKEEVSRYVKTIPGEIIRVMGGTTWGPGTIIADIIKAIALNENKVMSVATPRVFKDEVIHVSVPVVVGRNIGPSLESLLDEKDKWHLENAILDFYNAYKEMLSSIEEVLS